The following are encoded in a window of Cottoperca gobio chromosome 20, fCotGob3.1, whole genome shotgun sequence genomic DNA:
- the plod2 gene encoding procollagen-lysine,2-oxoglutarate 5-dioxygenase 2 isoform X1 — protein sequence MEYLKFCFVFSCWLKFAHSVYSTDTPQTPAPIPKEKLLVLTVATEETDGFLRFMQSANYFKYNVKVLGMGEAWKGGDVGRSIGGGQKVRLLKEAMEALADQEDLVVLSVDSYDLIFAGGPEEILRKFQQANHKVLFAAEGLIWPDKKLADKYPSIRSGKRYLNSGGIMGYAPYINRVVTQWNLHDNDDDQLFYTKLYVDPLQRQTLNMTLDHKCQIFQSLNGAVDEVLLKFGTDRVRVRNTVYDSLPVIVHGNGNTKMYLNSLANYVPDTWNYENGCGHCDDDVVDLSQLKEYPNVLVGVFIEQPTPFLPEFFQRLLTLDYPKDKLKVFVHNNEVYHEKHIQKFWEENRNVFKSFKVVGPEENLSQGEARNMGMDLCRKDATCDYYFSMDSDVMLTNRQTVKLLIEQNRKIIGPLVTRHGKLWSNFWGALSLDGYYARSEDYVDIVQRKRVGMWNIPFMAHVYLIKGSTLRKELKERNYFVLEKLDPDMALCRNAREMTSHREKDSPSPESFHMLRPPKGVFMYITNRHDFGRLISTANYNTSHYNSDLWQIFENPVDWKEKYIHQNYTRIFTENYMEEPCTDVFWFPVFSEKACDEIVEEMEHLGSWSGGKHEDKRISGGYETVPTDDIHMKQIGYEKEWLHFIREFISPITLKVFSGYFTKGYAVMNFVVKYTPERQAYLKPHHDSSTFTINIALNSKDTDFQGGGCRFHRYNCSIDSPRKGWSFMHPGRLTHLHEGLPTTNGTRYIAVSFIDP from the exons aaaaATTGCTCGTTCTAACAGTTGCAACAGAGGAAACAGATGGCTTCCTCCGCTTCATGCAGTCTGCAAACTATTTCAAGTACAACGTGAAG GTGTTGGGAATGGGAGAAGCGTGGAAGGGCGGTGACGTGGGACGTTCTATCGGTGGAGGGCAAAAAGTCAGACTACTGAAGGAAGCCATGGAGGCGCTGGCTGACCAGGAGGATCTTGTCGTCCTTTCCGTGGATAG CTATGATCTCATCTTTGCTGGGGGACCAGAAGAGATTCTCAGGAAGTTCCAGCAAGCCAATCACAAGGTGCTTTTCGCTGCAGAGGGACTGATATGGCCGGATAAGAAGCTAGCTGACAAGTACCCTTCAATCCGCAGTGGCAAGCGCTACCTCAACTCTGGAG GTATAATGGGATATGCCCCATACATAAACAGAGTTGTTACCCAGTGGAACCTCCATGACAATGACGACGACCAGCTCTTCTACACCAAACTATACGTGGATCCTTTACAGCGA caAACTCTCAATATGACTTTGGACCACAAGTGCCAGATTTTCCAGAGCCTGAATGGAGCCGTTG ACGAAGTGCTTCTCAAGTTTGGAACGGACCGCGTGAGAGTTAGAAACACAGTGTACGACTCTCTGCCAGTTATTGTCCATGGCAACGGAAACACCAAG ATGTACTTGAACTCCTTGGCCAACTATGTCCCCGATACATGGAACTATGAAAATGGCTGTGGCCACTGTGATGACGACGTGGTGGACTTGTCTCAGTTAAAA GAGTATCCGAATGTTTTGGTTGGCGTATTCATTGAGCAGCCGACCCCATTTCTTCCTGAGTTCTTCCAGCGGCTGCTGACCCTGGATTACCCTAAGGATAAACTCAAAGTTTTTGTCCACAACAAT GAGGTTTACCATGAAAAGCACATCCAGAAGTTCTGGGAGGAGAACAGGAATGTGTTCAAAAGTTTCAAGGTTGTGGGACCAGAAGAAAATTTGAGCCAAGGAGAAGCCAGGAACATGGGCAT GGACCTTTGCCGTAAGGATGCCACGTGCGACTACTACTTCAGCATGGATTCAGATGTGATGCtcaccaacagacagacagtgaagctCCTCATTGAGCAGAACAG aaaaataattggccCCCTTGTCACCCGTCACGGCAAGCTGTGGTCCAACTTCTGGGGAGCCTTGAGTCTGGATGGTTATTACGCTCGCTCTGAAGATTATGTCGATATTGTGCAGAGAAAACGTGT GGGCATGTGGAACATTCCTTTCATGGCACATGTATACCTCATCAAGGGCAGTACCTTGAGGAAGGAACTGAAAGAGAGGAACTACTTTGTGCTCGAGAAGCTAGACCCAGATATGGCTTTGTGCAGAAATGCCAGAGAAATG ACCAGTCACAGAGAAAAAGACTCCCCTTCTCCGGAATCATTCCATATGCTCAGGCCCCCAAAG GGAGTCTTCATGTACATAACAAACCGTCACGACTTTGGGAGGCTCATTTCCACAGCAAATTATAACACTTCTCATTACAACAGTGACTTGTGGCAGATATTTGAAAACCCTGTG GACTGGAAGGAGAAGTACATCCACCAAAACTACACTCGAATCTTCACCGAGAACTACATGGAGGAG CCTTGTACAGATGTGTTCTGGTTCCCAGTCTTCTCAGAGAAGGCCTGTGATGAAATAGTTGAGGAGATGGAGCACCTCGGTTCCTGGTCTGGAGGCAAACATGAG GACAAGCGGATCTCCGGCGGCTATGAGACCGTGCCGACGGACGACATTCACATGAAGCAAATCGGCTATGAAAAAGAGTGGCTGCACTTCATCCGGGAGTTCATTTCGCCCATCACGTTAAAGGTTTTCTCTGGCTACTTCACTAAG GGTTACGCTGTAATGAACTTCGTGGTGAAATACACGCCTGAGAGGCAAGCGTACTTGAAGCCCCATCATGactcctccaccttcaccaTCAACATCGCCCTCAATAGCAAAGACACAGACTTTCAG GGTGGAGGTTGCCGTTTCCATCGGTACAACTGCTCCATAGACTCACCGAGGAAAGGCTGGAGCTTCATGCACCCGGGACGACTGACTCACCTGCACGAAGGCCTGCCCACCACCAACGGCACCCGCTACATCGCAGTGTCCTTCATCGACCCTTGA
- the plod2 gene encoding procollagen-lysine,2-oxoglutarate 5-dioxygenase 2 isoform X2 codes for MEYLKFCFVFSCWLKFAHSVYSTDTPQTPAPIPKEKLLVLTVATEETDGFLRFMQSANYFKYNVKVLGMGEAWKGGDVGRSIGGGQKVRLLKEAMEALADQEDLVVLSVDSYDLIFAGGPEEILRKFQQANHKVLFAAEGLIWPDKKLADKYPSIRSGKRYLNSGGIMGYAPYINRVVTQWNLHDNDDDQLFYTKLYVDPLQRQTLNMTLDHKCQIFQSLNGAVDEVLLKFGTDRVRVRNTVYDSLPVIVHGNGNTKMYLNSLANYVPDTWNYENGCGHCDDDVVDLSQLKEYPNVLVGVFIEQPTPFLPEFFQRLLTLDYPKDKLKVFVHNNEVYHEKHIQKFWEENRNVFKSFKVVGPEENLSQGEARNMGMDLCRKDATCDYYFSMDSDVMLTNRQTVKLLIEQNRKIIGPLVTRHGKLWSNFWGALSLDGYYARSEDYVDIVQRKRVGMWNIPFMAHVYLIKGSTLRKELKERNYFVLEKLDPDMALCRNAREMGVFMYITNRHDFGRLISTANYNTSHYNSDLWQIFENPVDWKEKYIHQNYTRIFTENYMEEPCTDVFWFPVFSEKACDEIVEEMEHLGSWSGGKHEDKRISGGYETVPTDDIHMKQIGYEKEWLHFIREFISPITLKVFSGYFTKGYAVMNFVVKYTPERQAYLKPHHDSSTFTINIALNSKDTDFQGGGCRFHRYNCSIDSPRKGWSFMHPGRLTHLHEGLPTTNGTRYIAVSFIDP; via the exons aaaaATTGCTCGTTCTAACAGTTGCAACAGAGGAAACAGATGGCTTCCTCCGCTTCATGCAGTCTGCAAACTATTTCAAGTACAACGTGAAG GTGTTGGGAATGGGAGAAGCGTGGAAGGGCGGTGACGTGGGACGTTCTATCGGTGGAGGGCAAAAAGTCAGACTACTGAAGGAAGCCATGGAGGCGCTGGCTGACCAGGAGGATCTTGTCGTCCTTTCCGTGGATAG CTATGATCTCATCTTTGCTGGGGGACCAGAAGAGATTCTCAGGAAGTTCCAGCAAGCCAATCACAAGGTGCTTTTCGCTGCAGAGGGACTGATATGGCCGGATAAGAAGCTAGCTGACAAGTACCCTTCAATCCGCAGTGGCAAGCGCTACCTCAACTCTGGAG GTATAATGGGATATGCCCCATACATAAACAGAGTTGTTACCCAGTGGAACCTCCATGACAATGACGACGACCAGCTCTTCTACACCAAACTATACGTGGATCCTTTACAGCGA caAACTCTCAATATGACTTTGGACCACAAGTGCCAGATTTTCCAGAGCCTGAATGGAGCCGTTG ACGAAGTGCTTCTCAAGTTTGGAACGGACCGCGTGAGAGTTAGAAACACAGTGTACGACTCTCTGCCAGTTATTGTCCATGGCAACGGAAACACCAAG ATGTACTTGAACTCCTTGGCCAACTATGTCCCCGATACATGGAACTATGAAAATGGCTGTGGCCACTGTGATGACGACGTGGTGGACTTGTCTCAGTTAAAA GAGTATCCGAATGTTTTGGTTGGCGTATTCATTGAGCAGCCGACCCCATTTCTTCCTGAGTTCTTCCAGCGGCTGCTGACCCTGGATTACCCTAAGGATAAACTCAAAGTTTTTGTCCACAACAAT GAGGTTTACCATGAAAAGCACATCCAGAAGTTCTGGGAGGAGAACAGGAATGTGTTCAAAAGTTTCAAGGTTGTGGGACCAGAAGAAAATTTGAGCCAAGGAGAAGCCAGGAACATGGGCAT GGACCTTTGCCGTAAGGATGCCACGTGCGACTACTACTTCAGCATGGATTCAGATGTGATGCtcaccaacagacagacagtgaagctCCTCATTGAGCAGAACAG aaaaataattggccCCCTTGTCACCCGTCACGGCAAGCTGTGGTCCAACTTCTGGGGAGCCTTGAGTCTGGATGGTTATTACGCTCGCTCTGAAGATTATGTCGATATTGTGCAGAGAAAACGTGT GGGCATGTGGAACATTCCTTTCATGGCACATGTATACCTCATCAAGGGCAGTACCTTGAGGAAGGAACTGAAAGAGAGGAACTACTTTGTGCTCGAGAAGCTAGACCCAGATATGGCTTTGTGCAGAAATGCCAGAGAAATG GGAGTCTTCATGTACATAACAAACCGTCACGACTTTGGGAGGCTCATTTCCACAGCAAATTATAACACTTCTCATTACAACAGTGACTTGTGGCAGATATTTGAAAACCCTGTG GACTGGAAGGAGAAGTACATCCACCAAAACTACACTCGAATCTTCACCGAGAACTACATGGAGGAG CCTTGTACAGATGTGTTCTGGTTCCCAGTCTTCTCAGAGAAGGCCTGTGATGAAATAGTTGAGGAGATGGAGCACCTCGGTTCCTGGTCTGGAGGCAAACATGAG GACAAGCGGATCTCCGGCGGCTATGAGACCGTGCCGACGGACGACATTCACATGAAGCAAATCGGCTATGAAAAAGAGTGGCTGCACTTCATCCGGGAGTTCATTTCGCCCATCACGTTAAAGGTTTTCTCTGGCTACTTCACTAAG GGTTACGCTGTAATGAACTTCGTGGTGAAATACACGCCTGAGAGGCAAGCGTACTTGAAGCCCCATCATGactcctccaccttcaccaTCAACATCGCCCTCAATAGCAAAGACACAGACTTTCAG GGTGGAGGTTGCCGTTTCCATCGGTACAACTGCTCCATAGACTCACCGAGGAAAGGCTGGAGCTTCATGCACCCGGGACGACTGACTCACCTGCACGAAGGCCTGCCCACCACCAACGGCACCCGCTACATCGCAGTGTCCTTCATCGACCCTTGA